The DNA window GCTGTCAGCCGCCAGAATCTTCGAGCTAGGGCTCTTTGGTTCGATGGTAATGGGACGCCGATCAGAACAACGGTATCCAATTGGCAGCAAAGAACGATCGACAGGGGGCAGCAATTTGAGATGACCTTCGTTGGCCCTGGATCGATGGCTCGCTCTTACCGCATTGAAGTGCAGAGAAACCCTAACTAGCGTTTTGCACCTCAAACTATGATCTTTTGCTCTGGTGCTCTTGGAGAAACTTGGTAATGAAATTCACTCCTCATATTCTTTTCGGTCTCATCGTTTTGTTTTTCTTGTCGGGTTGTGCCACAGGCGTGCAAATGGTGGATACTCGCAACGACCGTGGTGAAGCCGTGGTGGGCTTGGATTATCGCGATTTTGAAGATGCCGCTTCAGACGCGGTTCAAGACATGCTAGCTCGCGGTGCCCTCAATCACTCAGGTGGCGGGCGCTATGTGGTGATGATCAGCCGCATCGTGAATGACACCATGCAGCGGATTGATACAGACCAGCTGGTCAGAAAAATACGTGTGGAGATGCTGAATTCGGGCAGAGCGGTGGTGACAACTGCGGTGGGCCTTCAAGGAGCGGAAGATCAGGCTAACTTCGCTGTCCGTGAGGGTTTGCGCGGCAACACCGAGTTTGATCAATCCCGAGTTCAGAGGGCAGGAACCTTGCAGGCTCCAGATTTGAGCCTGTCAGGTAAGATTATTCAGCGCAATATCCGAATGTCAGGCAATCGTCAGCAGATTGAATATTACTTCATGCTGACCCTCACAGACCTCGGCAGCGGGCTAGCTATCTGGGAAAACGAATACCCCGTTATTAAGCGCGCCAGTGCCCGTGAGGTTCCGTGGTAGTGCTCATCTTTTTTGAATCATGCCAGTGCAGCTATTAGTGCAGCTATTAATTAGAGGTAAATTCCAATGATCCCGTTTAAACCCGCAATGCTGGCAAGCCTTCTATGCAGTGTCATCGCTTTTCCGGGAACTGCGCTGAGCAGTGACTCTGCTCCTCCGGCCATGCCCAGTTTTGAAGATAATGCTAATGATCTCGCTACCGTTTTTTCAGAGTGGAGTGAGACATTGGAGAGCTTCTTTTCTCAGAGACGCCCAGGTTATACCGTTGTTTATGGCATTGGTGCATTGGACAACACCGATCGCACGAGCAGTCGTTACATCGAATCTGTTCAAGCGGCCTACAGGCAAGCACTGATGAACGCCTACATGAATCTCTCCACCGTTCTGAATCGTGACGGTGTGGATATCGCCACTTCGGGAGTCCAACGTGAGTCTCGGGCCACTGGTGACGCAATGTTTGATAGGATCGTGGCGGAATGCCGCGAAGAGGCGATGCAGGCGCATCAGGCGTATTTGAGGAGTCAAGACAGAGAACGTGCGCAACGTGAGTCTCTAGTCGGTTCTCTAGCGGCTCGGATCCGTGGGGAAACGGGTGAGACCGAGAATAGTCCGGCGGAGCCCGAGGGTGATTTTATTCATACATGTGTTAAGCCAGGCCCCACATATGAGCAGGTTTCGACGGAGACGCAGCAGTTGGCTGACGTCCTCAGTGGCGGCCGCATCTGGGCATCAATTCTCCACAATAACACTCTAGGGGTTATCCTAGTCCGGTCTCCAGATAGCACGGAAGTGGCCCAAGTGTTACAAAACCAATTGGCGCCTGCGCGTGTGCTAGCCAGCGCGAGAGAAGAGGTGAGAAACCGAGTCGCGGCTGAACTCGAGCAGTTTGGTGATGACATACCCTACGGCATGGTTGGCACTCGAATGATGCGCTTGAGCAACTCAGAGTGGGCGATCTATGCGTTTGGCGCAGCTCAGGTGGTTTCCTCGGGTGGCAGTAGGTTTATGGATACCATAACCCAAGATAGTCAGAGGCAGCAGTCAATTGCCAGAGCTCAGTCAGAGTTGTCACGTTTCTCATCTTTGTCTATCTCGTATTCGAACCAGACGCAGGATGTTAGATCTGTGCGCGTTATGTATCGAATCGAGTACAACGTCACGCAAGATAGATTTACGAGTCGGGTTGACGAAGAAAGCACTTTCGGCCAACTAATTGATGCCGTTTATACTTCAAGCTCCACGCTGACTTTGCGAGGCAGTAGAACCATCAGCACGCGATTGGTAAAAGATGAAAACCTCGATTATTACCTTTCGGTTGTGGCATGGAGTCCGAGCATCATGGCAGGTCAGCTCGCAGATCGGTCTGTGCAGGACGCTGCCGGTGCTGACGCCGTAAGGTCCGGTCGCTACCAAACGCCAGGTCAATCCCGTTCATCGCAGGATGGTGAGGCCTCGGAGCGTTCTCGCGTCATTATTCTTAATCAGGACTGGTGATTATGAGCAAAAACATTGCGTGCCTGATGATTCTCGGAGTGGCACTGTTTTGGTTTCACAGTGCTACCGCCAGTGGTCTAACCGAAATTACGGTGACCGGCGAGGGAACGGGTCCCACTGAAGAAATTGCGACCCGGAATGCGCTGGCTAACGCAGTGAGCCAGACCGGTTTAAGTATCTCAATCGATTCGGTTCTCGATACGACGGTAGCCCGTTCCGCAAGCAGTGGGGGCGCTGAGACGATGAGCGCGCAGCAGCGTCGTTCTGAGACCACATCGCTGCAGGCTGAGGGGGAAATCAAATCCTGGCGTAAAATAAGCTCCAGACGCATAGAAGGGTCGCTTTATTCGGTTCAGGTCAGTGCAGTGCTCCATCATTTCGAGCAAGGCCCTAGTGCTCAGCGCATGCGCATTGCTCTGTTGCCAGTGGAGGCTCGTGGCTCAGGTATCAGCGCCAACCACCTCCGTGAGCTAGAGGCTGAAATTCAGAAACATCTTGTTCAATCAAGACGTTTTGCTGTGCTCACACGATCCGATATCAACCGAGTGTTAAGCGAACAGAACTTTATTGCCAATCAAAATGTATCGCGCGGAGAGCGTGCGCGTTTGGGTAATCTGTTAGGAGCAGACGTATTACTTTTGGTGAATGTCTCAGAAGCTTACTACTCAGAGCGGACCGAGACCGTAGCAGTGACTGGGCAGATCCGAGTGATCAAGAACGGGGCCGTGCGCATTAATGTGAACATTATCGATGCCGCCACCGGGCAAATTAGGTTCTCCAACAGCTATGCGACGGAACTGGGTCGGCCGGCTTCCTCCATGGGAGGTATGTTGAGCACTGTGGCAACAAATTCAATTGCCGATGTGGTGCAGCGGATCTATCCCTTGCGCATCATCCAAATCACCGACGGTGGCAACGTGTTCTTGAATGCGGGTGGTTCAATGTTGCGCCCGGGCATGACCTTTACGGTCTATTCGGAGGGTGAGGCCTTGGTAGACCCTTACACTGGTGAATCTCTTGGGGGGGCTGAGCAAGAGATCGGAGTTATCGAAGTTACCCGGGTCGAGTCGAGATTCTCTGTGGCTAAGATTCGTAGCGGTGAGGGATTTCAAGAGATGATGATAGCTAGGCCGACCTCGGCGGCTATTCCTGGCCAAAGGTCCCAAGCGCCGGCCGAGGCGCCACGAGCGAACACTGGTGTAGCCTTGCCTTTCGATAGATAAGAGGTATCGGCTGTTTCGAATGTAAACGAAATCAGGCGCGCTGATTGGCTCAAGCGCGCCCGACTTACTCGAAAGTTAGTGTTTTTAATTAAAAGTTGTATGTCAAACCAAGTGAAAAAGCTGACAAGTCATAACCCGATTCGTCTAAGTACTGAACGTACTCAGCATTAACTCCTAGTTGCGGCGGGGCAAAAAAGTTAAAGCCCGTACCCCAAGTCAGGCCAGAGTCAGTGTCACTCTCTGAAAATCCGGGCACTGATATCGTGCCTTTGCCGCGAGTGAAACCGATTAGCCCGTATACCGAAGCTTGGTCTGCTAACGGCAGATGCCCTAACACATATCCGCCGAAAAAGTTATCTATCTCGAGCTTGGCATCGATCCCTGCAACGCTTACGGTATCATCATCAATCCCGAAGCCGAAACGACCTTCCACAGAGACGTTAGATAACTCATCCTCTGCAGGGCCTTTGGCATGCGCCATCACATCGAAGACGCACGCTTTTTTTTGGGCTTTGCCAGAGGTAAGTCACTCTAAACGCCACATTATGTCGCGCTCTTGATGTTTCCTGTCTATAAAAGTATAGATCAGGCGAGAAGAAGAGGGGTTTA is part of the Ectothiorhodosinus mongolicus genome and encodes:
- a CDS encoding porin family protein; this translates as MAHAKGPAEDELSNVSVEGRFGFGIDDDTVSVAGIDAKLEIDNFFGGYVLGHLPLADQASVYGLIGFTRGKGTISVPGFSESDTDSGLTWGTGFNFFAPPQLGVNAEYVQYLDESGYDLSAFSLGLTYNF
- a CDS encoding CsgG/HfaB family protein, translating into MSKNIACLMILGVALFWFHSATASGLTEITVTGEGTGPTEEIATRNALANAVSQTGLSISIDSVLDTTVARSASSGGAETMSAQQRRSETTSLQAEGEIKSWRKISSRRIEGSLYSVQVSAVLHHFEQGPSAQRMRIALLPVEARGSGISANHLRELEAEIQKHLVQSRRFAVLTRSDINRVLSEQNFIANQNVSRGERARLGNLLGADVLLLVNVSEAYYSERTETVAVTGQIRVIKNGAVRINVNIIDAATGQIRFSNSYATELGRPASSMGGMLSTVATNSIADVVQRIYPLRIIQITDGGNVFLNAGGSMLRPGMTFTVYSEGEALVDPYTGESLGGAEQEIGVIEVTRVESRFSVAKIRSGEGFQEMMIARPTSAAIPGQRSQAPAEAPRANTGVALPFDR
- the lpoB gene encoding penicillin-binding protein activator LpoB translates to MKFTPHILFGLIVLFFLSGCATGVQMVDTRNDRGEAVVGLDYRDFEDAASDAVQDMLARGALNHSGGGRYVVMISRIVNDTMQRIDTDQLVRKIRVEMLNSGRAVVTTAVGLQGAEDQANFAVREGLRGNTEFDQSRVQRAGTLQAPDLSLSGKIIQRNIRMSGNRQQIEYYFMLTLTDLGSGLAIWENEYPVIKRASAREVPW